From Lysobacter auxotrophicus, the proteins below share one genomic window:
- a CDS encoding T6SS phospholipase effector Tle1-like catalytic domain-containing protein codes for MSPSEEEFKPYQQERARVRPVIPQYMCRTEECEMELNIGVFMDGTGNNWEWVEEGQTLNQIQRQKDSNVYRLFRAYPDDANRGLFRIYVPGVGTPFEKIGDYDPGALGGGSGAGGDGRINFALLQVLNSIRRLLSSDTKRQFEEETVKALCRNGKRRYDSHGNPLPWPKGDAPALQRVGMEKNGGLLRDPRDAQRRAFFREQCASLAQLVAVGKPRIKRIVLDVFGFSRGAAQARVFCTWLAEIMEGDTLCGVPAEVRFLGIFDTVASVGLPNSVPGANGHFDWATPENLKIGAHVKRCVHYVAMHEQRASFPLDTVRNPDGTMPGHCHQWTFPGMHSDVGGGYTPDEQGRGPQQLNSQKLSQIALNMMYEAARQALVPLDKELARENSASGDHDPFAIDPALQQAHAEFMAESGAQPRRLREWLLPYVSWRYQLRDRYVQLPWARRTKVEDELTALRDANEGFLQDLALFETPKAAAARDVGNYGVVAGTINQLRRHGQLEEEASEIFEYVHSAPPVAPAIAALFADYVHDSYGGFTLIAGKHEPAGYLRYRRQYHGTSKALTMRDDSDRDGVRLA; via the coding sequence ATGAGTCCCAGCGAAGAAGAGTTCAAGCCGTATCAGCAGGAACGGGCGCGTGTCCGTCCGGTCATTCCGCAGTACATGTGCCGCACTGAAGAATGCGAGATGGAACTGAACATCGGCGTGTTCATGGATGGCACGGGAAACAACTGGGAGTGGGTGGAGGAAGGGCAGACGCTGAATCAGATACAGCGCCAAAAGGACAGCAATGTCTATCGGCTCTTCAGGGCATATCCAGACGATGCAAATAGGGGGCTTTTCAGGATCTATGTGCCCGGTGTTGGTACGCCGTTCGAGAAGATCGGCGACTACGATCCCGGTGCGCTTGGCGGTGGTAGCGGAGCAGGTGGGGATGGTCGGATCAACTTCGCGCTGCTCCAGGTGCTTAATTCCATTCGCCGCCTACTAAGCAGTGATACAAAGCGGCAGTTTGAAGAAGAAACTGTCAAAGCCCTATGCCGAAACGGCAAGCGGAGATACGACTCCCACGGCAATCCGCTGCCATGGCCGAAAGGCGACGCGCCAGCCTTGCAGCGCGTAGGCATGGAGAAGAACGGCGGGCTCCTACGCGATCCTCGCGACGCACAACGTCGGGCCTTCTTCCGGGAACAGTGCGCAAGCCTCGCGCAACTTGTCGCCGTCGGCAAGCCGCGAATCAAACGCATCGTGCTGGACGTGTTCGGCTTCTCACGCGGAGCGGCGCAGGCGCGGGTGTTCTGCACATGGCTGGCCGAGATCATGGAGGGGGACACGCTGTGCGGCGTTCCGGCGGAAGTGCGTTTTCTCGGGATCTTCGACACCGTGGCGTCAGTCGGCCTTCCGAATTCGGTTCCCGGCGCGAACGGTCATTTCGATTGGGCCACGCCGGAGAATCTGAAGATCGGCGCGCACGTGAAGCGCTGCGTGCACTATGTCGCAATGCATGAACAGCGCGCGTCGTTCCCGCTCGACACGGTGCGCAACCCCGACGGCACCATGCCCGGTCATTGCCACCAGTGGACGTTCCCCGGCATGCATTCGGACGTGGGTGGCGGTTACACACCAGACGAACAAGGGCGTGGACCGCAACAGCTCAACAGTCAGAAACTGTCCCAGATCGCGTTGAACATGATGTACGAAGCGGCGCGGCAGGCGTTGGTCCCGTTGGACAAGGAGCTCGCGCGGGAAAACTCGGCCAGCGGCGATCATGACCCCTTCGCCATCGACCCTGCGCTTCAACAGGCCCACGCCGAGTTCATGGCCGAATCGGGCGCACAGCCCCGTCGTCTGCGCGAGTGGCTGCTGCCCTATGTGTCGTGGCGCTACCAGTTGAGGGATCGGTATGTGCAGTTGCCTTGGGCAAGACGGACCAAGGTGGAAGACGAGCTCACCGCTCTTCGCGACGCAAACGAGGGCTTCCTGCAGGACCTGGCGCTATTCGAGACGCCGAAGGCGGCCGCGGCGCGGGATGTCGGAAACTACGGGGTCGTCGCCGGTACGATCAACCAGCTTCGCCGACACGGGCAGTTGGAGGAAGAAGCGTCGGAAATCTTCGAGTACGTTCACAGCGCGCCCCCGGTGGCGCCGGCGATCGCCGCGCTTTTCGCCGATTACGTGCACGACTCCTACGGTGGATTCACGTTGATAGCCGGAAAGCATGAGCCCGCGGGTTATCTGAGGTATCGCCGCCAATATCATGGGACCAGCAAGGCGTTGACGATGCGCGATGACTCCGATCGGGACGGCGTGCGCCTGGCTTGA
- a CDS encoding DNA topoisomerase I, whose protein sequence is MAKNLLIVESPAKAKTINKYLGKDFTVLASYGHVRDLVPKEGAVDPERGFAMRYDLIDKNEKHVDAIAKAAKSADTLYLATDPDREGEAISWHIAEILKERGLLEGKPLHRVVFTEITPRAIKEAMTQPRSIASDLVDAQQARRALDYLVGFNLSPVLWRKVQRGLSAGRVQSPALRMIVEREEEIEAFVAREYWTIEAECAHPSQAFTAKLIKLDGKKFEQFTVTDGDTAEDARKRITAAANGALHVTDVASKERKRRPAAPFTTSTLQQEASRKLGFTTRKTMQVAQKLYEGVAIGEEGTVGLITYMRTDSVTLSQDAIVEIRDVIARDYGTRALPDKPNTYQNKSKNAQEAHEAVRPTSALRTPSSVARFLSDDERKLYELVWKRAIASQMVPATLNTVSVDLAAGAEHAFRASGTTVVDPGFLAAYEEGRDTKAAEDEDEGRKLPAMKTGDRVPLDRIHADQHFTQPPPRYTEAALVKALEEYGIGRPSTYASIIQTLLFRKYVEMEGRSFRPSDVGRAVSKFLSSHFTRYVDYDFTAKLEDELDAVSRGEEEWVPLMEKFWGPFKELVEDKTESVDRSEATGARELGTDPKSGKPVSVRLGRFGPYAQIGDKDTDEKLEFASLRPGQSMHTITLEDALELFKLPRKLGENDGHEVSVGIGRFGPFAKRGSTYASLTKEDDPYTIDLARAVFLIEQKEEIARNRIIRQWDGSDVQVLNGRFGPYISDGKLNGKIPKDREPASLSLEEATQFLADTGKPVRRGFGKKATKKEPAVKVKKDAAAKKAPAAKKAPAKKAAAKKTAAKKAAKTTAAKAPAKKAAKKVVKKAKA, encoded by the coding sequence ATGGCCAAGAATCTCCTCATCGTCGAGTCGCCCGCCAAGGCCAAGACGATCAACAAATACCTCGGCAAGGACTTCACCGTCCTGGCCTCCTACGGCCACGTCCGCGACCTGGTGCCCAAGGAAGGCGCCGTCGATCCGGAGCGCGGCTTCGCCATGCGCTACGACCTGATCGACAAGAACGAGAAGCACGTCGACGCCATCGCGAAGGCCGCCAAGTCCGCCGACACCCTGTACCTGGCGACCGACCCGGACCGCGAAGGCGAGGCGATCAGCTGGCACATCGCGGAAATCCTCAAGGAGCGCGGCCTGCTCGAAGGCAAGCCGCTGCACCGCGTGGTGTTCACCGAGATCACGCCGCGCGCGATCAAGGAAGCGATGACGCAGCCGCGTTCGATCGCCTCCGACCTGGTGGACGCGCAGCAGGCGCGCCGCGCGCTGGACTACCTGGTCGGCTTCAACCTGAGCCCGGTGCTGTGGCGAAAGGTGCAGCGCGGCCTGTCCGCCGGCCGCGTGCAGTCGCCGGCGCTGCGGATGATCGTCGAGCGCGAGGAGGAGATCGAAGCCTTCGTCGCGCGCGAGTACTGGACGATCGAGGCCGAATGCGCGCATCCGTCGCAGGCCTTCACCGCCAAGCTGATCAAGCTCGATGGCAAGAAGTTCGAGCAGTTCACGGTGACCGACGGCGACACCGCCGAGGACGCCCGCAAGCGCATCACCGCCGCCGCCAACGGCGCGCTGCACGTCACCGACGTCGCCTCGAAGGAGCGCAAGCGCCGCCCGGCCGCGCCGTTCACCACCTCCACGCTGCAGCAGGAAGCCTCGCGCAAGCTCGGCTTCACCACGCGCAAGACCATGCAGGTCGCGCAGAAACTGTACGAAGGCGTGGCGATCGGCGAGGAAGGCACGGTCGGCCTAATCACCTACATGCGTACCGACTCGGTGACGCTGTCGCAGGACGCCATCGTCGAGATCCGCGACGTGATCGCGCGCGACTACGGCACGCGCGCGCTGCCGGACAAGCCGAACACCTACCAGAACAAGTCGAAGAACGCGCAGGAAGCGCACGAAGCCGTGCGCCCGACCTCCGCGCTGCGCACGCCGTCATCGGTCGCGCGCTTCCTCAGCGACGACGAACGCAAGCTCTACGAACTGGTCTGGAAGCGCGCCATCGCCTCGCAGATGGTGCCCGCCACGCTCAACACCGTGTCGGTCGACCTCGCTGCCGGCGCCGAGCACGCGTTCCGCGCGTCAGGCACGACGGTGGTCGACCCGGGCTTTCTTGCCGCGTACGAGGAAGGCCGCGACACCAAGGCCGCCGAGGACGAGGACGAAGGCCGCAAGCTGCCGGCGATGAAGACCGGCGACCGCGTGCCGCTGGACCGCATCCACGCCGACCAGCATTTCACCCAGCCGCCGCCGCGCTACACGGAAGCTGCGCTGGTGAAGGCGCTGGAGGAATACGGCATCGGCCGTCCGTCCACGTACGCCTCGATCATCCAGACGCTGCTGTTCCGCAAGTACGTGGAGATGGAAGGCCGCAGCTTCCGCCCGTCCGACGTGGGCCGCGCAGTGTCGAAGTTCCTGTCGTCGCACTTCACGCGCTACGTGGACTACGACTTCACCGCCAAGCTCGAGGACGAACTCGACGCCGTCTCGCGCGGCGAGGAGGAATGGGTCCCGCTGATGGAGAAGTTCTGGGGCCCGTTCAAGGAGCTGGTCGAGGACAAGACCGAATCGGTCGATCGCAGCGAAGCCACCGGCGCGCGCGAACTCGGCACCGACCCGAAGTCCGGCAAGCCGGTGAGCGTGCGCCTGGGCCGTTTCGGGCCGTATGCGCAGATCGGCGACAAGGACACCGACGAGAAGCTCGAATTCGCGTCGCTGCGCCCGGGCCAGTCGATGCACACCATCACGCTGGAAGACGCGCTGGAGCTGTTCAAGCTGCCGCGCAAGCTCGGCGAGAACGACGGCCACGAAGTCAGCGTCGGCATCGGCCGCTTCGGCCCGTTCGCCAAGCGCGGCAGCACGTATGCCTCGCTGACGAAGGAAGACGATCCGTACACGATCGACCTGGCGCGCGCGGTGTTCCTGATCGAGCAGAAGGAAGAGATCGCGCGCAACCGCATCATCCGCCAGTGGGATGGCAGCGACGTGCAGGTGCTCAACGGCCGCTTCGGTCCGTACATCAGCGACGGCAAGCTCAACGGCAAGATCCCGAAGGATCGCGAGCCGGCATCGCTGTCGCTGGAGGAAGCCACGCAGTTCCTCGCCGACACCGGCAAGCCGGTGCGTCGCGGCTTCGGCAAGAAGGCGACGAAGAAGGAACCGGCGGTCAAGGTGAAGAAGGACGCCGCCGCCAAGAAGGCGCCGGCCGCGAAAAAGGCACCCGCGAAGAAGGCCGCGGCAAAGAAGACTGCCGCCAAGAAGGCAGCGAAGACGACCGCTGCGAAGGCGCCCGCGAAAAAGGCGGCGAAGAAGGTCGTGAAGAAGGCGAAGGCGTAA
- a CDS encoding DUF4123 domain-containing protein gives MQTYLLFDLALLRGTDELAALLAQPEGVALYDDLGATALEVGPLLFTAASVVDLAQALLASGGQSRAACSQLVSTANLDEIAIHLRALRLLRASGEREFYFRYADGRAFQAMWQVLADEQRAAMMGPVHSWECAALGGNATRRTSPMLPVGTQPASLPLRLSPSQWHALLECTRVEELRQATALLARSAQPPCLEDEHMQRTWTRETFRLLSRYGIEDPVVRVTANLVMWQSRGRFSRDTVFHVALRDAERKGQVDYLRSFGALGSA, from the coding sequence ATGCAAACCTACCTGCTGTTCGACCTGGCACTTCTTCGCGGTACGGACGAACTCGCTGCTTTGTTGGCCCAGCCCGAAGGTGTCGCGCTGTACGACGATCTTGGGGCGACCGCGCTGGAGGTCGGGCCGCTTCTCTTCACCGCGGCTTCCGTTGTCGATCTGGCGCAAGCTCTGCTTGCCAGCGGCGGACAAAGCCGCGCTGCGTGTAGTCAGCTGGTCTCCACTGCGAACCTTGACGAAATAGCGATTCATCTGCGCGCGCTTCGGTTGCTGCGCGCGAGTGGAGAGCGCGAGTTCTATTTCCGTTACGCCGACGGCCGTGCATTCCAGGCAATGTGGCAGGTGCTTGCCGATGAGCAGCGGGCTGCGATGATGGGCCCGGTCCACTCGTGGGAATGTGCCGCGCTTGGTGGGAATGCGACACGTAGGACCTCGCCGATGCTTCCCGTGGGCACGCAACCCGCCTCCCTTCCGTTGCGGTTATCTCCATCCCAGTGGCATGCACTGCTGGAATGCACGAGGGTCGAGGAGCTCCGCCAGGCGACTGCCCTGCTGGCGCGGTCAGCGCAGCCGCCCTGCCTGGAGGATGAACACATGCAGCGCACGTGGACGCGGGAAACCTTCCGCCTGCTTTCTCGCTACGGCATCGAAGATCCGGTCGTCCGCGTCACCGCCAATCTGGTGATGTGGCAGAGCCGCGGACGTTTTTCCCGCGACACCGTGTTCCACGTCGCATTGCGAGATGCGGAGCGAAAGGGGCAGGTCGACTACCTGCGCTCATTCGGCGCGTTGGGGTCTGCATGA
- a CDS encoding DUF4124 domain-containing protein, whose translation MRRYVVVAVALSFSLAMAAQAQVVIYRCTDASGAVSLQNDTPCPKGSKQQKKVMETPAPAPIPAAPPQPAPVVAAPAPPPAPAPAPAPTPPPEPVAAPKTPPSPLFECQTWDNERYFGDTATPPPRCAPLQVTGLDGTGAMAGGAACQMMEDRCQPVAEAALCDAWTQRVRELDARATFGGGQAGTPEDAERIRRVLADSTCTR comes from the coding sequence ATGCGTCGCTACGTGGTCGTCGCGGTCGCGCTGTCGTTTTCGCTGGCGATGGCCGCGCAGGCGCAGGTCGTCATCTACCGCTGCACCGATGCGTCCGGCGCCGTGTCGCTGCAGAACGACACGCCCTGCCCCAAGGGCAGCAAGCAGCAGAAGAAGGTGATGGAGACGCCCGCGCCGGCCCCGATACCAGCCGCGCCGCCGCAGCCGGCGCCCGTCGTCGCGGCACCTGCGCCTCCTCCCGCTCCCGCTCCCGCGCCCGCACCGACGCCGCCGCCGGAGCCGGTCGCCGCACCGAAGACGCCGCCCTCGCCGCTGTTCGAGTGCCAGACCTGGGACAACGAGCGCTACTTCGGCGACACCGCGACGCCGCCGCCGCGTTGCGCCCCGCTGCAGGTCACCGGACTCGACGGCACCGGCGCGATGGCCGGCGGCGCGGCCTGCCAGATGATGGAAGACCGGTGCCAGCCCGTCGCCGAGGCCGCGCTCTGCGATGCGTGGACGCAGCGCGTGCGGGAACTGGATGCCCGCGCGACGTTCGGCGGCGGACAGGCCGGCACGCCCGAAGACGCCGAACGTATCCGGCGCGTGCTCGCCGACAGCACCTGCACGCGCTGA
- a CDS encoding CocE/NonD family hydrolase: MRPALGWWMVLALVLAALLLAAAALFVLRERIPAHWQQPVRALVFGVRIDDDVRIVMPDGTKLAGTLYRPRNIDGPLPTVYVRLPYDRRRYGEAIGEGLFFARNGYAVLVQDVRGKFESEGGDFLPWRHATGDGVATLDWIVRQPWSNGKVGTIGCSALGELQYALARANHPAHAAMIPIAAGGAAGDVGGHAGYFGAFEGGVFQLAGAAGWFAKHGVKSDHRPWPENLDMASALPTLPAIDVVKRVRPGANGFEDFLRTPLGDARWRALDYVFSDDRPTTPALVIDTWGDPSLSGTLALTESVRRQSPDAAHAQHVIIAPGNHCEQELVVGMGRFGELPVRNAEQPYRQWYLAWFDHWLRGRGDGLKALPPYRYFVLNEQRWLDATQWPPAESRPQSWYLSSNGHANGRDGDGVLALEAAREIRSDDFIHDPMHPVPSRGGPLCCTGDPNQTSGPADQRDVETRQDVLVYTSAPLQQPLRIVGKLSAQLVVSSTAPDTDFVARLVHVWPDGRATNIQEGALRARYRDGIERPSLMTPGDRYVLDVPMRSIAYLVPRGHRIRLDISSSSFPRLERNLGTGGRNYDETAPSKALNRIFHGGDAVSFVEIPVLDLPVPEDKPFAGPR; encoded by the coding sequence GTGCGCCCCGCGCTCGGCTGGTGGATGGTGCTGGCCCTCGTGCTGGCCGCGCTGCTGCTCGCCGCGGCGGCGCTGTTCGTGCTGCGCGAACGCATCCCGGCGCACTGGCAGCAGCCGGTGCGCGCGCTGGTGTTCGGCGTGCGCATCGACGACGACGTCCGCATCGTCATGCCCGACGGCACGAAGCTCGCCGGCACGCTGTATCGCCCGCGCAACATCGACGGACCGCTGCCCACCGTCTACGTCCGCCTGCCCTACGATCGCCGGCGCTACGGCGAAGCCATCGGCGAAGGCCTGTTCTTCGCGCGCAACGGCTACGCCGTGCTCGTGCAGGACGTGCGCGGCAAGTTCGAATCCGAAGGCGGCGACTTCCTGCCGTGGCGCCACGCCACCGGCGACGGCGTGGCGACGCTCGACTGGATCGTCCGCCAGCCGTGGTCGAACGGGAAAGTCGGCACCATCGGTTGCTCCGCACTGGGCGAGCTGCAATACGCCTTGGCGCGTGCGAACCATCCCGCGCACGCGGCGATGATCCCGATCGCCGCCGGCGGCGCGGCCGGCGACGTGGGCGGCCACGCGGGGTATTTCGGTGCGTTCGAGGGCGGCGTGTTCCAGCTGGCCGGCGCGGCGGGCTGGTTCGCAAAGCACGGCGTGAAGTCCGATCACCGCCCGTGGCCGGAAAACCTCGACATGGCATCGGCCCTGCCGACGCTGCCCGCGATCGACGTCGTGAAGCGCGTGCGTCCCGGCGCGAACGGCTTCGAGGATTTCCTGCGCACGCCGCTCGGCGACGCGCGCTGGCGTGCGCTGGACTACGTGTTCTCCGACGACCGTCCGACGACGCCCGCGCTGGTGATCGACACCTGGGGCGATCCGAGCCTGTCGGGCACGCTGGCGCTGACCGAATCGGTGCGTCGCCAATCGCCCGACGCCGCACACGCGCAACACGTGATCATCGCGCCGGGCAACCATTGCGAACAGGAACTCGTCGTCGGCATGGGCCGCTTCGGCGAACTCCCGGTGCGCAACGCCGAGCAGCCGTACCGGCAGTGGTATCTCGCGTGGTTCGACCATTGGCTGCGCGGGCGCGGCGACGGACTCAAGGCGCTGCCGCCATACCGCTATTTCGTGCTCAACGAACAGCGCTGGCTCGACGCGACGCAATGGCCGCCGGCCGAGTCGCGGCCGCAATCGTGGTACCTGTCGAGCAACGGCCACGCCAACGGTCGCGACGGCGACGGCGTGCTGGCACTGGAAGCCGCACGCGAAATCCGTTCGGACGACTTCATCCACGACCCGATGCACCCCGTGCCGTCGCGCGGTGGGCCGCTGTGCTGCACGGGCGATCCGAACCAGACATCCGGCCCCGCCGACCAGCGCGACGTCGAAACGCGACAGGACGTGCTCGTCTACACCTCGGCGCCGCTGCAACAGCCACTGCGCATCGTCGGGAAACTGAGCGCGCAACTGGTCGTGTCCTCGACCGCGCCGGACACGGACTTCGTCGCGCGCCTCGTGCATGTATGGCCCGACGGCCGCGCGACCAACATCCAGGAAGGCGCCTTGCGTGCGCGTTATCGCGATGGCATCGAACGCCCCAGCCTGATGACGCCCGGCGACCGCTACGTACTCGACGTGCCGATGCGCTCCATCGCCTACCTGGTTCCCCGCGGCCACCGCATCCGCCTGGACATCAGCAGCTCCAGCTTCCCGCGCCTGGAACGCAACCTGGGCACCGGTGGCCGCAACTACGACGAAACCGCACCATCGAAGGCACTCAACCGCATCTTCCACGGCGGCGACGCGGTGAGCTTCGTGGAGATCCCGGTGCTGGATCTGCCGGTGCCTGAGGACAAGCCGTTTGCGGGGCCGCGGTAG
- a CDS encoding DUF3304 domain-containing protein gives MAAAALLVLGACRAQSDNRVDLASDPDFLRAGAACRAITDVNAQETCWDEVDAKWNDVDPDEITGVSLTGIDHLADHLSVQEFSVDGASGAQAGKGGSIVCCARLPNRWRPDLTVEVRWNVTNWRDCTGDDHVRIVPVERYQLARHMYVHFLADGNVRVVSSSFYPESANRPNSRYPVKDPIPDKHPWAQYPFETTCKHKMSAKERR, from the coding sequence ATGGCGGCCGCTGCTCTGCTGGTACTGGGTGCCTGCAGGGCGCAATCGGACAACCGGGTGGATCTTGCATCGGACCCGGATTTCCTGAGGGCAGGCGCAGCGTGCAGGGCGATCACTGACGTTAACGCACAGGAGACGTGTTGGGACGAGGTGGACGCGAAATGGAACGATGTGGACCCGGACGAAATCACGGGGGTGTCGCTCACCGGTATTGACCATCTCGCTGATCACCTGAGCGTGCAGGAATTCTCGGTGGATGGCGCATCGGGCGCTCAGGCTGGAAAGGGCGGCAGCATCGTGTGCTGTGCGAGGTTGCCGAACCGCTGGCGACCTGATCTGACGGTTGAGGTGCGATGGAACGTGACCAACTGGCGCGACTGTACCGGCGACGACCATGTCCGGATCGTTCCGGTCGAGCGCTACCAGCTGGCTCGCCACATGTACGTCCATTTTCTGGCTGACGGCAACGTAAGAGTGGTGTCGTCCTCGTTCTATCCCGAGAGTGCGAACAGGCCGAACTCAAGATACCCCGTCAAGGATCCGATTCCAGACAAACACCCTTGGGCACAGTACCCATTCGAAACGACCTGTAAGCACAAGATGAGCGCGAAGGAGCGCAGATAA
- a CDS encoding DUF3304 domain-containing protein — protein sequence MLSIRAVAIGVALLVLGACKADTYTSADLASHEAFLKAAAVCEKIKNANEREACWAEAPVDWTDTDPNEITGVSLTGIDHLADHLSVQEFSVDGASGAQAGKGGRITCCAKLPNRWRPGLTVEVRWNVTNWRDCTGEEHVRRVPVEPYELADHMYVHFLAGGNVKVVSSFWHPGGANLPSSKYPIKDPIPDKHPWAQYPFETTCKHKMRAKERR from the coding sequence ATGCTGTCAATCCGGGCGGTAGCGATCGGGGTCGCTTTGCTGGTGTTGGGCGCATGTAAGGCGGACACGTACACATCAGCGGATCTCGCATCGCATGAGGCATTTCTAAAAGCGGCTGCGGTGTGCGAAAAAATCAAGAACGCCAACGAAAGGGAGGCGTGCTGGGCAGAAGCGCCGGTGGACTGGACTGACACGGACCCGAACGAGATTACGGGAGTGTCGCTCACGGGTATCGACCATCTCGCCGACCACCTGAGCGTGCAGGAGTTCTCGGTGGATGGCGCATCGGGCGCTCAGGCTGGGAAAGGCGGAAGGATCACCTGCTGCGCGAAGCTGCCAAATCGCTGGCGCCCGGGCCTGACGGTGGAAGTGCGATGGAACGTGACCAACTGGCGTGATTGCACGGGGGAGGAGCATGTGAGACGCGTCCCCGTCGAGCCTTATGAACTGGCGGACCACATGTACGTGCATTTCCTCGCGGGCGGCAACGTGAAAGTGGTCTCCTCGTTTTGGCATCCGGGCGGCGCCAATCTGCCGAGTTCCAAATATCCGATCAAGGATCCAATTCCGGACAAACACCCTTGGGCGCAGTACCCATTCGAAACGACCTGTAAGCACAAGATGCGCGCGAAGGAGCGCAGGTGA
- a CDS encoding Sua5/YciO/YrdC/YwlC family protein has translation MTTPLTPNEAADALRRGGVVAYPTEAVWGLGCDPFDESAVMRLLAIKQRPVDKGVILIAASRSQFDGLLDWPALTDVQRDAVLASWPGPNTWIVPTTARVPRWITGTHDGVAVRVSAHPDVVALCSAFGGPLVSTSANLAGEPPAFTREALDPRVIGLLDGVTVGETGGLASPTAIRDARTGAQIRA, from the coding sequence ATGACGACGCCGCTTACCCCGAACGAAGCCGCCGACGCGCTCCGCCGCGGCGGCGTCGTCGCCTACCCCACCGAAGCCGTGTGGGGGCTGGGTTGCGATCCGTTCGATGAATCGGCCGTCATGCGGCTGCTCGCGATCAAGCAGCGGCCCGTCGACAAGGGCGTGATCCTGATCGCCGCGTCGCGTTCGCAATTCGATGGCCTGCTCGACTGGCCGGCGCTGACCGACGTGCAGCGCGATGCGGTGCTCGCGAGCTGGCCCGGGCCGAACACCTGGATCGTCCCCACCACCGCACGCGTGCCGCGCTGGATCACCGGCACGCACGACGGCGTCGCGGTGCGCGTGAGCGCGCATCCGGACGTGGTCGCGCTGTGCTCCGCGTTCGGTGGGCCCCTGGTATCCACCAGCGCGAACCTCGCCGGCGAGCCGCCGGCGTTCACGCGCGAGGCGCTGGATCCCCGCGTGATCGGGCTGCTCGATGGCGTCACCGTCGGCGAGACGGGCGGCCTTGCCTCGCCCACGGCTATCCGCGACGCCCGCACCGGCGCCCAGATCCGCGCCTGA
- a CDS encoding DUF4124 domain-containing protein, with amino-acid sequence MRPALRPALALPLLLAATGACAAEITIYRCTDAKGQLALRDTPCKKGETQQTLEMQRPKDAPPAVRRAASAPKAAPAMPAQPATHYVASAPARPMYECVTPDGNRYLSDTSAGNPRWVPLWTLGYPGYGSLLPPRREFYPGSVQANVQGSFNGGDGRYSVTIGDRPPPRPPHDVPPPGYAVGSYGAGTWVYDECHALPQAEVCARLRDERWELGRRYNSALQSERDGIDRQQRGIDARLASDCGGG; translated from the coding sequence ATGCGCCCGGCCCTCCGTCCCGCCCTCGCCCTCCCGCTGCTGCTCGCTGCGACAGGCGCGTGCGCGGCGGAGATCACCATCTACCGCTGCACCGACGCGAAGGGCCAGCTGGCGTTGCGCGACACGCCCTGCAAGAAGGGCGAGACGCAGCAGACGCTGGAGATGCAGCGCCCGAAAGACGCGCCGCCCGCCGTGCGTCGCGCGGCGTCCGCACCGAAGGCGGCGCCCGCCATGCCCGCGCAACCGGCCACGCACTACGTCGCCAGCGCGCCCGCACGGCCGATGTACGAATGCGTCACGCCCGACGGCAACCGTTACCTGAGCGACACCAGCGCGGGCAATCCGCGCTGGGTGCCGTTGTGGACGCTCGGGTACCCGGGCTACGGAAGCCTGCTTCCGCCGCGACGGGAGTTCTACCCGGGCAGCGTGCAGGCCAACGTGCAGGGCTCGTTCAACGGCGGCGACGGCCGTTACTCGGTCACCATCGGCGATCGCCCGCCACCGCGCCCGCCGCACGACGTTCCGCCGCCGGGATACGCCGTGGGTTCCTACGGCGCCGGCACCTGGGTCTACGACGAATGCCATGCGCTGCCGCAGGCCGAGGTCTGCGCACGCCTGCGCGACGAACGCTGGGAACTCGGCCGCCGCTACAACAGCGCGCTGCAAAGCGAGCGCGACGGCATCGACCGCCAGCAGCGCGGCATCGACGCGCGCCTGGCCAGCGATTGCGGAGGCGGTTGA